One genomic segment of Musa acuminata AAA Group cultivar baxijiao chromosome BXJ3-3, Cavendish_Baxijiao_AAA, whole genome shotgun sequence includes these proteins:
- the LOC135632945 gene encoding probable cytokinin riboside 5'-monophosphate phosphoribohydrolase LOG4: METGQGNEVGSGSGSKARFRSICVFCGSRSGNRPSFSEAALDLGKQLVERNINLVYGGGSVGLMGLISKTVYDGGCHVLGIIPTDLLPNEISGETIGDVIKVADMHDRKSEMAKHADAFIALPGGYGTMEELLEMIAYSQLGIHHKPVGLLNVDGYYDSLLHLFDTGVHQGFIEDSARHIVVSAETAAELLRKMEHC, translated from the exons ATGGAAACAGGACAAGGAAATGAAGTGGGGAGTGGTAGTGGGAGCAAAGCAAGGTTTAGGAGCATATGTGTCTTCTGCGGAAGTAGGTCAGGAAACAGGCCTTCGTTCAGTGAAGCAGCTCTTGATCTCGGAAAGCAACTG GTGGAGAGGAACATCAACCTCGTTTATGGTGGTGGAAGCGTCGGCCTGATGGGTTTGATATCCAAGACGGTCTACGATGGCGGCTGCCATGTTCTCGG AATCATTCCCACAGATCTCTTGCCAAACGAG ATATCAGGGGAAACGATAGGAGACGTGATAAAGGTTGCAGATATGCACGACAGGAAGTCAGAAATGGCCAAACATGCCGATGCCTTCATAGCTCTCCCAG GTGGGTATGGGACAATGGAGGAGCTGTTGGAGATGATAGCTTACTCTCAGCTCGGCATTCACCACAAACCA GTGGGTTTGCTGAACGTGGACGGGTACTACGACAGCTTGCTCCATCTCTTCGACACTGGGGTACATCAAGGCTTCATCGAGGACTCCGCGAGGCACATTGTTGTCTCAGCAGAAACTGCAGCGGAGCTCCTGAGGAAGATGGAG CACTGCTGA